The proteins below come from a single Microtus ochrogaster isolate Prairie Vole_2 chromosome 8, MicOch1.0, whole genome shotgun sequence genomic window:
- the LOC101989665 gene encoding olfactory receptor 1S1-like, producing MNQGNQTTISEFILLGFSNQAEKQKLIFLLFLSMYLVTVVGNGLIILAIGLDVHLHTPMYLFLANLSFADISSSSTSVPKMLINIHTRSQSISYEGCITQMYFSIVFVVIDNFLLGVMAYDRFVAICHPLNYTVIMHSRFCFLLTVCPWVLSNVVALTHTLLANQLVFCNHNTIQHFFCDLAPLLKLSCSDAMINELMKFIVGLSVITFPFALILFSYVRIIRDILRISSTEGKWKAFSTCGSHLTVVTLFYGTIVGVYFFPSSTHPEDTDKIGAVLFTVVTPMMNPFIYSLRNKDMKGALKKLINKRHFFPLMS from the coding sequence ATGAATCAAGGAAACCAAACCACCATCTCTGAATTTATCCTCCTTGGTTTCTCCAACCAGGCTGAGAAGCAGAAACTCATCTTTTTGCTTTTCCTCAGTATGTACCTTGTCACTGTGGTTGGAAATGGGCTCATCATTCTGGCCATTGGCTTGGATGTACATCTACATACACCCATGTATCTCTTCCTTGCCAACCTATCCTTTGCtgacatttcttcctcttctacttcaGTCCCCAAAATGCTGATAAATATTCACACCAGGAGTCAGTCCATTTCATATGAAGGCTGCATTACACAGATGTACTTTTCTATTGTATTTGTTGTCATTGATAATTTTCTCTTGGGGGTCATGGCTTATGACCGCTTTGTGGCCATTTGCCACCCTCTGAATTACACAGTCATCATGCACTCTAGGTTCTGTTTTTTGCTCACTGTTTGCCCATGGGTTCTTAGCAATGTTGTTGCCCTGACACATACTCTTCTGGCCAATCAATTGGTTTTCTGTAACCACAACACCATCCAACACTTCTTCTGTGACTTGGCTCCTCTGCTCAAACTTTCCTGCTCAGATGCAATGATCAATGAACTTATGAAATTTATTGTGGGTTTATCAGTCATCACCTTTCCCTTTGCTCTTATCCTCTTCTCCTATGTCCGCATTATCAGGGATATACTGAGAATTTCATCCACAGAGGGAAAGTGGAAGGCCTTCTCTACCTGTGGTTCTCACCTGACAGTCGTAACACTCTTCTATGGAACTATTGTAGGGGTTTACTTTTTCCCTTCATCTACACACCCTGAGGACACAGACAAGATTGGTGCAGTACTCTTCACTGTGGTGACACCCATGATGAACCCTTTCATCTATAGCTtgagaaataaagacatgaaaGGTGCCTTGAAAAAactcataaataaaagacatttcttCCCTTTGATGTCATGA
- the LOC101989950 gene encoding olfactory receptor 9Q2, which produces MAGRNYTFVTEFFLTAFTEHPEWGLPLFLLFLSFYLSTLLGNTGMIILIQKNRRLQTPMYFFLSHLSFVDICYSSVIIPQMLAVLWECGTTISQVRCAAQFFLFTFFASIDCYLLAIMAYDRYVAVCQPLLYVTIMTEKSCLGLVSGAYVAGFSSGFVRTVTAFTLSFCGSNEINFIFCDLPPLLKLVCGDSYIQEVVIIVFAIFVMPACIVVISVSYLFIIVAITKIRSSGGRAKTFSTCTSHLTAVALFFGTLIFMYLRDNADQSSEGDRVVSVFYTVVTPLLNPLIYSLRNKEVKEAILKSLRRSKISGRP; this is translated from the coding sequence ATGGCTGGGAGGAATTACACCTTCGTGACTGAGTTCTTTCTGACTGCATTCACTGAACATCCTGAGTGGgggcttcctctcttccttttgtttttgagtttctACCTCTCTACTCTGCTGGGGAATACAGGAATGATCATCCTGATCCAGAAGAACCGTCGACTTCAAACCCCAATGTATTTCTTCCTCAGCCACCTTTCCTTTGTGGACATCTGTTACTCCTCTGTTATCATCCCTCAGATGCTGGCTGTATTATGGGAATGTGGCACGACTATCTCTCAAGTTCGTTGTGCAGCTCAGTTCTTCCTCTTTACCTTCTTTGCTTCCATTGACTGTTACCTCTTGGCAatcatggcctatgaccgctatgtggcagTGTGTCAACCATTGCTTTATGTCACCATTATGACTGAGAAGTCCTGTTTAGGCTTGGTATCTGGGGCATATGTGGCTGGTTTTTCTAGTGGCTTTGTTCGGACTGTCACAGCTTTTACTCTCTCCTTCTGTGGAAGCAATGAGATCAACTTCATTTTCTGTGACCTCCCTCCTCTGTTAAAACTTGTGTGTGGAGACAGCTACATCCAGGAAGTAGTGATTATTGTCTTTGCCATTTTTGTCATGCCTGCTTGCATTGTGGTGATCTCTGTGTCCTATCTGTTCATCATTGTGGCCATCACCAAGATCCGCTCGTCGGGAGGCAGGGCCAAGACTTTCTCCACCTGCACTTCCCACCTCACTGCTGTAGCTCTCTTCTTTGGTACGCTTATCTTCATGTATCTAAGAGATAATGCAGACCAGTCCTCAGAGGGGGACCGAgttgtgtctgtgttttataCGGTGGTGACCCCATTACTGAATCCACTCATCTATAGCCTGAGGAATAAGGAGGTAAAAGAGGCCATTTTGAAATCTCTGAGAAGATCAAAGATTTCTGGAAGGCCATAA
- the LOC101980991 gene encoding olfactory receptor 9I1-like gives MTNSNYTTVTEFILVGFTDYPEWEIPFFLMFLSFYLVTILGNLGMVILILVDIQLHTPMYFFLCHLSVMDACYTSVITPQILATLATGKTIIAYHHCAAQFFFFTFCASTECFLLAVMAYDRYVAISNPLLYTVAMSPRKCWSLVVGAYVCGLSGSIQRTTSTFSLSFCKDNRINFFFCDLPPLLKLSCSDTTNAEIIIVLFGNVVILVNALIILISYLLIIKTVMRMKSSGGRGKTFSTCVSHLTAVVLFFGTLTFMYIRSGLGKSLEEDKVVSVFYTVVIPMLNPLIYSLRNKDVKIAFRRVTNRLQMS, from the coding sequence ATGACCAATAGTAATTATACCACAGTAACTGAATTCATTCTTGTAGGCTTTACTGACTACCCAGAGTGGGAAATTCCTTTCTTCCTAATGTTTCTGAGTTTCTATCTTGTAACCATCCTGGGGAATTTGGGTATGGTCATTCTTATTCTGGTGGACATCCAACTTCACACCCCAATGTATTTCTTCCTGTGCCATCTCTCTGTAATGGATGCCTGCTACACCTCGGTTATCACCCCTCAAATTCTGGCCACACTGGCCACAGGCAAAACCATAATTGCCTATCATCACTGTGCTGCTCAGTTCTTCTTCTTCACCTTCTGTGCAAGCACAGAGTGCTTCCTCTTGGCAGTgatggcctatgatcgctatgtTGCCATTAGCAATCCTCTGCTCTACACTGTGGCCATGAGTCCGAGAAAATGCTGGAGTTTGGTAGTGGGAGCCTATGTGTGTGGATTGTCTGGGTCCATTCAGAGGACCACAAGTACCTTCTCCCTCTCATTCTGTAAAGACAATAGgataaatttcttcttttgtgaccTCCCACCTCTACTGAAGCTATCCTGCAGTGATAcaacaaatgctgagattatCATTGTGTTATTTGGGAACGTTGTCATCTTGGTTAATGCCTTGATCATACTCATTTCCTACCTGCTCATAATCAAGACTGTCATGAGGATGAAGTCTTCAGGTGGCAGAGGTAAAACATTTTCCACATGTGTCTCCCACCTCACTGCTGTGGTTCTTTTCTTTGGGACCCTCACCTTCATGTATATAAGAAGTGGCTTGGGAAAATCCCTGGAGGAAGACAAAGTTGTATCAGTCTTCTACACCGTGGTCATCCCCATGCTTAACCCACTGATCTACAGTTTGAGAAATAAGGATGTTAAGATTGCCTTCAGAAGGGTCACTAATAGACTACAGATGTCCTAG